The Pseudomonas multiresinivorans DNA window TCGGTCCGCAGTTCCTGGGCCAGGCGGCTGAGCGCCACCGGGCCTTCGTACTCGTCACCGTGGTTGCCGCCGGTCAGCAGCGCGGTGGGGCCGTCGCCGTTCTTCACCACGCAGACCGGGATCATCACCGCGCCCCAGGCCGAATCGTCCCGCGAGTAGGGCAGCTTGAGGTGGCCGTGCTGCACGCCGTCGCGCTGGAAATCGACGCTGGCGGCGATGGGGTTTTCGCGCAGCTCTTTATCGAGGGACTGTGTCATCGCCTCACTCCTTCACGAACAGCTGGCGCGGGTAGTCGCAGAAGGTTTCCACGCCGCGCTCAGTGATGAGGATGCTCTCGGTGATCTCCAGGCCCCAGTCGTCCATCCACAGGCCGGGCATGAAGTGAAAGGTCATGCCTGGTTCGAGCACGCTGTTGTCGCTCGGGCGCAGGCTCATGGTGCGCTCGCCCCAGTCCGGCGGGTAGCTGATCCCGATGGGGTAGCCGCAGCGGCTGTCCTTGTGGATGCCGAACTTCTCCAGCACGCCGAAGAAGGCGCGGGCGATGTCGCCGGTGGTGTTACCCGGTTTCGCCGCGTCGAGGCCTGCGGCGATGCCTTCGACCACGGCTTTTTCCGCATCGAGGAAATGCTGCGGCGGCTGGCCGAGGAACACCGTGCGCGACAGCGGGCAGTGGTAGCGCTTGTAGCAGCCGGCGATCTCGAAGAAGGTGCCGGCGCCGCGCTCGAAGGGTGTGTCGTCCCAGGTCAGGTGCGGCGCGCTGGCGTCGGCGCCGGTGGGCAGCAGTGGGACGATGGCCGGGTAGTCGCCGCCGTGGCCGTCGGCGCCGAGGATGCCGGTGCTGTAGATCTCGGCGACCAGCTCGTTCTTGCGCATACCCGGCTCGATGCGCTCGACGATGTGCGCGTGCATCTTCTCGACGATGCGCGCGGCGATGCGCATGTACTCGATCTCGCGCGGCGACTTCACCGCGCGCTGCCAGTTCACCAGGGCCGTGGCATCGACGAACTTCGCGTTCGGCAGGTTCACCTGCAGTGAGCGGAAGGCGGCGGCGCTGAAGTAGTAGTTGTCCATCTCCACGCCGATGGTCCGATCCGACCAGCCGCGCGCGGCGATGACCTCGC harbors:
- the doeA gene encoding ectoine hydrolase DoeA (DoeA (degradation of ectoine A) is also called EutD (ectoine utilization D).), with amino-acid sequence MSEIVVNLPFSREEYAQRIAKVRASMQQRGIELLLVTDPSNMAWLTGYDGWSFYVHQCVLLALDGEPVWFGRGQDANGARRTVFMQADNIVGYPDHYVQSTERHPMDYLSREVIAARGWSDRTIGVEMDNYYFSAAAFRSLQVNLPNAKFVDATALVNWQRAVKSPREIEYMRIAARIVEKMHAHIVERIEPGMRKNELVAEIYSTGILGADGHGGDYPAIVPLLPTGADASAPHLTWDDTPFERGAGTFFEIAGCYKRYHCPLSRTVFLGQPPQHFLDAEKAVVEGIAAGLDAAKPGNTTGDIARAFFGVLEKFGIHKDSRCGYPIGISYPPDWGERTMSLRPSDNSVLEPGMTFHFMPGLWMDDWGLEITESILITERGVETFCDYPRQLFVKE